GAGGGAGTCCTTCCGCCCCCGCGACGGCTTGTACGGTACCGATGTCGGCAGCGCCGACGACGTCGATCCAGATATCAGCCGGTCCGCCGATCCGAAACGAGGTGTGGCGGCTCAGCGGCTCGTGCAAGCGCACCCGTCCGGGGAGCATACCCTCCAGATGCGACGCGCCCGGTTGGCCCGAAACCGCTGGGATCATTGGACGCTAACCGCCTCCGTGCCCGAAAGGCGTCTGACCAGCATGTCACCGACTTCGTGAATCGATCCGGCACCCAGTACAAGCACGAGGTCACCGGGGCGGACGCTGCCCTGTACAACCTCGGGGAGATCGCGCCACGCCGACACGTAGGCCACGTCGACATGTCCGCGCCGCCGCAGGGCGCCGTAGAGCACTTCGCCGCCGAGGCCTTCGATGGGTTCTTCGCCGGCAGGATAGATATCGGTCAGGAACACCTGGTCGGCGTCGTCGAACGCCTCGAGGAACTCGGCGAACAGGTCGCGGGTGCGCGAGAAGCGGTGGGGCTGAAAGAGCACCACGATGCGTCGGCCGAAGCCCTCCCGCGCGGCGGCGATAGTGGCGCGGATCTCGGTGGGATGGTGGCCGTAGTCGCTGACGACCATGACGCCGGCGGGTTCGCCGCAAATTTCGAAGCGGCGGTGGATCCCGCCGAATTCGCCCAGAGCGCGGCAGGCCGTCTCGACGTCGACGTCGAGCTCGGCGGCTACGGCCAGAGCCGCCAGTGCATTGAGGGCATGGTGCCGTCCCGGCATCCGGACGGTCGCCTCGGCCCAGATCGATCCTCCGCGTTCAACCAGAAAGCGGGTTTCCATGCCGGTGACGGCGATGTCGCGTGCGACATAATCGGCATCGGCGCTCGTACCGTAGGTGATGACCCGCTTGCGCACGTGCGGCAGCAGGCCGCGCACCGTGGCGTCGTCGATACAAAGAACCGCGCATCCGAAGAACGGCACCCGGTTGACGAAGCCGAGGTAAGCCGACTTGACCCGCTCCATGTCGCCGTAGAAGTCGAGGTGCTCGGGATCGATGTTAGTGACGACCGCGATCGTCGGCGACAGCAGCAGGAAGGTGCCGTCGCTTTCGTCGGCTTCGGCAACCATGAGATCGCCGTTGCCCAACTGGGCGTTGCTGCCGAGGGCGTGCACTTTGCCGCCGATAACGACGGTCGGATCGAGCCCGGCGCGCGCCAGGACCGCCGCTACCAGCGACGTGGTGGTCGTCTTGCCGTGCGTCCCGGCGACGGCGACGCCCCACTTCGTGCGCATGAGTTCGGCCAGCATCTCGGCCCGCGGAATAACCGGCGTCTTCAGCTCACGGGCACGGACCACTTCCGGATTCGAGTACTTGACGGCGGAGGAGATAACGACGACGTCGGTTTCCGGCCCGACCAGGTCGGCGTTATGACCGAGCGCCACTCTTGCGCCGAGGCGCACCAGCCTCCGCGTCGCCTCGTTCTCGGTCATGTCGGAGCCGCTAACGTCGTGCCCCATGTGCAGGCAGAGTTCGGCGATGCCGCTCATGCCGACACCCCCAACGCCGACGAAATGCACCTTGCGCGGTTTCCGGAACGATTCGCTCACGCCGTCACCTCCGCGCCCCGGCAACCTGCCGGCAGATGTCGGCCACCTGCGCCGCCGCGTCCGGTCTCGCAAAACGCCGGGCGGCGACCGCCATCGACCGCAGGCGCGGCGTATCGGCCGCCAGTGCAAGTATCCGTTCGGCCAACAAAGCCCCGTTCAGATCGCGGTCGAGGACGACCTCCGCGGCGCCACCCTGCGCAAGGACCTCCGCGTTGCGGCGCTGATGATCGTCGGCCGCATAGGGGTACGGGACGAGAATGGCAGGGCGGCCGACGCTGGCGAGTTCGGCCAGAGTCGTCGCACCGGCACGACAAACGACCACATCGGCCTGGCCGTACGCCGTACCCATGTCGTGCACAAACGGGAGCACCTCCGCAGCCACTCCCATCTCCTGATACCGCCGCCGCACCCAACTTTCGTCCGCTGCCCCGGTTTGATGAACAATTCGGAGTTTACAAAGCTTTTCCCTCAGAATGCCCGCCGCGTCAACTGCCGCCACATTGATAGTGTGGGCGCCCTGGCTTCCACCGAACACGAAGATCGTGAACGCCTCGGAGCGGGGAACCTCGGCGGCCACGAGTCGGCGTACCGGGTTGCCGGTTTGCACCGCCTTCCCGGCCGGAAAGAATGCGGCACTTTCTCGGAAAGTCGTGCATACCCGCCGCGCCACGTGAGCGAGGCAGCGATTGGCGAGGCCGGGGTGAACGTTCTGTTCCATCAACACGCTCGGTACGCCGAGAGACCAGGCCGCGACCACAACGGGCACCGATCCGTAGCCTCCCAGCCCGAGAACAACGTCTGGTCTCGTCTCGCGCACGAGATGGCGGGCGCGGCGCACGGCAGCGGGAAACTGACCGGCAAACTCGATCAGCCCGCGCAGCCCGCGTCCGCGTGCACCGCGCACTACGATCGGCTCGAAGCGGAAGCGAGTCTGCGGCACAGCGGTCGCCTCGATGCCGAACGCGCTGCCGACAAAGAGCACCTCGGCGCCGCGCGCGGCCACCTCTTCAGCGACGGCCAGCCCCGGGAAGAGGTGACCGCCGGTCCCCCCGCCAGCGACGATCATACGCATTCCTACCCGGTCATGCGCGAAAGCGCGGTCAGGATGCCGATCTCGATCATGGTGCAAACCAGGGCCGTACCGCCGTAACTCAGAAACGGCAGGGCGAGGCCTTTCGTGGGCAGCAAGCCGACCACCACCCCGACGTTGACGATCGCCTCCAGCAAGATCACCAGCGTAAGGCCAAAGGCGAGCAGGCTGCCGAACGGGTCCGGATGTCGGAGGGCGATACGAAAGCCGCGCACTCCGAGGAGGGCAAACAGGCCGAGGACGCCGATCGCTCCGAGGACACCGAGTTCTTCGCCGACGAGCGCGAAGATGAAGTCGGTGTGGGCCTCGGGCAGAAAGAACATCTTCTGTTGGCTCTCCCCGAGTCCGACACCGGTGAGCCCGCCGGAACCGAAGGCGATCAGAGACTGCACCAACTGAAAGGCGATGTCCTGGCTGTACTTCCAGGGATCGAGAAAGGCGAGGACGCGGCGCAGCCGGTAGGGAGCGTACACGACGGCGTAGATCACCGGCGGCACCGCCAGCAGGACCAGGCCGACCAGATGCGTGGCGCGGGCTCCGGCGCCAAACAGCATCAGCCCGAGAACCATGATAATGATGGCGGCGGTGCCGAAGTCCGGCTGGGCCACGATGAGCAACACGCATGCGCCAACCGAAAGCAGCGGCGGCAGCAACCCGGCAACCAGCCCCTGGAGCGACTCGCGGCGCATCGACAGGGTGCGCGCCAGGAACAGCACGACGGCGATCTTGGCGAGCTCCGACGGCTGAAAACCCAGGGGCCCCAGCGCGAGCCAGCGACGGGCGCCGCCGCGCACCACGCCAAGGCCGGGGATCAGGGTTAAGACCAGTGCCACGGCGACACCCGCCGCAAACGGCAAGGCGAGGCGCTCGAACCATTGCAGTCGCACCCGCGACACCCCCACCAGCGCCACGGTGCCCCAGATCAGCGCCATGACATGTTTCCGGAAGAACAGCAGCGGATCTTCGTAGCGATACTGCGCGAAGAAGTAGCTGGCGTTGAACACCATCACCACGCCAAGTCCGGCCAGCGTTGCGGTCGCCAGCAGCAACCACCAGTCGGGCCGGTGCAGGCGCGGCATGACCACACGCTGGCGCAGGCTCTGCAGGGACTGTCGGGGCTTCACAGGGCCTCCACGATCTCGCGGAAGCGCCGTCCGCGGGCCGTATAGTCGGAAAATTCGTCGAAACTCGCACAGCCGGGAGATAGAAGGACGGTGTCGCCGGCGGTCGCGAGGGCGGCGGCCTTCTCGACCGCCGCGGCCAGGTTCGGCGTCACGGTGCGATCTGTGCCCGGGGGAAGCTGGTCATCGATGGTCGGGCCGGCAGCCCCGAAGAGCACGACGTGCTTGACACGACCGGCGAGCAATGGGCCCAGGCCCCGGAAGTCGCCGCCCTTGTCGTACCCGCCGGCGAGCAACACGACGCCGCAATCGAAGCTCTCCAGCGACTTCTCCATCGCACCGACGTTGGTGCCCTTGGAGTCGTCGAAGAACCTCACCCCTCTTAGTTCGCGGACCAGCTCGAGCCGATGCGGCAGTCCGCGGGTTGCATCGAGGGCCCGCTGGATCGCATCGGGAGGCACTCCCCAGATGGCCGCGGCGGTTACCGCCGCCATCATGTTTTCGCGGTTGTGCGCGCCCTTCAGGTGCACCCGCCCGAGGGCGAAGCGATGCGCCCCCGGTGCCGGCCCCCAGAAGGTCAGGGCATCGCCGGCGACGAAGGTACCGAACTCGACCGGCTCGCGGCCGAAAGACACTACCGCCGCCCGTGTACGCCGGCGCTGTTCCCACACCCACGGGTCGTCGCGGTTAAGAACCGCCACGTCGCCGGGCTGCTGCGCCGCGAGCAGGCGCGCCTTGGCCGCGCCGTAAGGGGTCATGCCGCGATAGCGATCGAGATGATCCGGAGTGAGGTTGAGCATGACGGCCACGGTCGGGCGAAAGCTCCGCACCCATTCGAGTTGGAAACTCGACACCTCGACGACAACCGCGTCCCAGGCGACACCGTCCGCACACGCATCTATCAGGGGCGTGCCGAGGTTACCGCCCACAAAAACGCGCCGGCCTGCCTCACGGACCATCGCACCGAGGAGGGTGGTCGTGGTGCTCTTGCCGTTGGTGCCCGTAACGGCAAGCAAGGGGCAGGATAGAAAGTGTGCCGCAAGCTCTATCTCGCTCACTACCGGTATACCGCGCGCCACGGCGCGCCGCAGCGTTGGGTGTTGCGCGGCCACACCGGGACTGGGCACGACAAGGTCGACGCCGTCGAGAAGATCGGCCCTGTCGTCACCTACGCGCGTTTCGACGCCGGGTATGCCGGGCGAACCTTCAAGCGCCGCTGCCGCACGCTCCGCCAGCCGGATCCTCGTGCCGCGACCGGCGAGAAACGCCGCGACGCTCCGGCCGGTCTTCCCGGCTCCGAGAACGAGGCAACGGTTCGGCGCGAACCCCGATGTCATCGCAGCTTCAAGGTACTGAGAGCGGCAATGGCGCAGATTATCGAAACGATCCAGAAGCGGACGATGATCTGCGGTTCGGGCCACCCTTTGAGTTCGAAGTGGTGATGAATCGGCGCCATACGGAAGACGCGTTTACGGCGAAGCTTGAAGGACACAACCTGAAAGATCACCGAAAGCGCTTCGACGACGAACACGCCGCCGACGACGACCAGCACGATCTCCTGTTTGGTGGCGAGCGCCACCAGCCCCAGCGCTGCCCCGAGGGGCAGCGACCCGACGTCGCCCATGAACATCTCGGCCGGGTAAGCGTTGAACCAGAGGAACCCGAGACCGGCGCAGAGAAGCGCGCCGCAGAATATGGAGAGTTCACCGACGCCGGGCACGTAGGGGAGCTGCAGGTAGTCGGCGAGTCTGACATTGCCGGTAACGTACGAGAACACACCGTAGGTAAAGGCCGTCGTCATGACCGGGCCGATGGCCAGTCCGTCGAGTCCGTCGGTGAGGTTGACGGCGTTGGACGCCCCGACCACGACAAGGGCCGCGAAGGGCACGTATCCCCAACCCAGGTAGATCGACACATCCTTGAAGAGGGGCACGTAGACCGTGGGGGTGAAGTCCGGGCGCGTAAAGAGCACCCCCGCGGCCAGCCCTGCCAGGGCGAACTGCGCGGCAAGTTTCTCGCGTCCGCTGAGACCACGGGCGTTGCCCCGGCGAAGCTTGCTGTAGTCGTCTACGAATCCGATGGCGGCAAAACCGACCGTCACGCCGACGATGAGCCAGACGTAGAAGTTGGCCAGGTCGGCAAACAACAGCGTCGCCAGGAGCGACGAAAACAGGATGAGGGTACCTCCCATCGTCGGCGTACCCGCTTTCGAGAGATGCCGCTCCGGTCCGTCAGGGCGAATGGTCTGCCCGATCTGCCGCGCCGTGAGGTGACGAATCACCCAGGGGCCGAGAAGGAAAGAGATCAGGAGCGCGGCAAGCGCTGCGATCAGTGTTCGGAAAGTGATGTAGCGAAAGACATTGAAGGCCGAGTGACTGACGTGAAGGGGATAGAGGAGGTGATACAGCATCAGGGCTCGTCCCGGGCGGCTTGCAGCAACCGCACGACCTCCTCCATTCGCGCACCGCGCGACCCTTTAACAAGGACGTTGTCGCCTTTCCGCCAATGCGCCCGTACGACGGCGGCGGCCGCCGCGTGCGTGGGGCAGCGGTGGACGCGGTCCGCGGGCATGCCGGCG
The Candidatus Binatia bacterium DNA segment above includes these coding regions:
- the mraY gene encoding phospho-N-acetylmuramoyl-pentapeptide-transferase, coding for MLYHLLYPLHVSHSAFNVFRYITFRTLIAALAALLISFLLGPWVIRHLTARQIGQTIRPDGPERHLSKAGTPTMGGTLILFSSLLATLLFADLANFYVWLIVGVTVGFAAIGFVDDYSKLRRGNARGLSGREKLAAQFALAGLAAGVLFTRPDFTPTVYVPLFKDVSIYLGWGYVPFAALVVVGASNAVNLTDGLDGLAIGPVMTTAFTYGVFSYVTGNVRLADYLQLPYVPGVGELSIFCGALLCAGLGFLWFNAYPAEMFMGDVGSLPLGAALGLVALATKQEIVLVVVGGVFVVEALSVIFQVVSFKLRRKRVFRMAPIHHHFELKGWPEPQIIVRFWIVSIICAIAALSTLKLR
- the murC gene encoding UDP-N-acetylmuramate--L-alanine ligase gives rise to the protein MSGIAELCLHMGHDVSGSDMTENEATRRLVRLGARVALGHNADLVGPETDVVVISSAVKYSNPEVVRARELKTPVIPRAEMLAELMRTKWGVAVAGTHGKTTTTSLVAAVLARAGLDPTVVIGGKVHALGSNAQLGNGDLMVAEADESDGTFLLLSPTIAVVTNIDPEHLDFYGDMERVKSAYLGFVNRVPFFGCAVLCIDDATVRGLLPHVRKRVITYGTSADADYVARDIAVTGMETRFLVERGGSIWAEATVRMPGRHHALNALAALAVAAELDVDVETACRALGEFGGIHRRFEICGEPAGVMVVSDYGHHPTEIRATIAAAREGFGRRIVVLFQPHRFSRTRDLFAEFLEAFDDADQVFLTDIYPAGEEPIEGLGGEVLYGALRRRGHVDVAYVSAWRDLPEVVQGSVRPGDLVLVLGAGSIHEVGDMLVRRLSGTEAVSVQ
- the ftsW gene encoding putative lipid II flippase FtsW — protein: MKPRQSLQSLRQRVVMPRLHRPDWWLLLATATLAGLGVVMVFNASYFFAQYRYEDPLLFFRKHVMALIWGTVALVGVSRVRLQWFERLALPFAAGVAVALVLTLIPGLGVVRGGARRWLALGPLGFQPSELAKIAVVLFLARTLSMRRESLQGLVAGLLPPLLSVGACVLLIVAQPDFGTAAIIIMVLGLMLFGAGARATHLVGLVLLAVPPVIYAVVYAPYRLRRVLAFLDPWKYSQDIAFQLVQSLIAFGSGGLTGVGLGESQQKMFFLPEAHTDFIFALVGEELGVLGAIGVLGLFALLGVRGFRIALRHPDPFGSLLAFGLTLVILLEAIVNVGVVVGLLPTKGLALPFLSYGGTALVCTMIEIGILTALSRMTG
- the murD gene encoding UDP-N-acetylmuramoyl-L-alanine--D-glutamate ligase, whose translation is MTSGFAPNRCLVLGAGKTGRSVAAFLAGRGTRIRLAERAAAALEGSPGIPGVETRVGDDRADLLDGVDLVVPSPGVAAQHPTLRRAVARGIPVVSEIELAAHFLSCPLLAVTGTNGKSTTTTLLGAMVREAGRRVFVGGNLGTPLIDACADGVAWDAVVVEVSSFQLEWVRSFRPTVAVMLNLTPDHLDRYRGMTPYGAAKARLLAAQQPGDVAVLNRDDPWVWEQRRRTRAAVVSFGREPVEFGTFVAGDALTFWGPAPGAHRFALGRVHLKGAHNRENMMAAVTAAAIWGVPPDAIQRALDATRGLPHRLELVRELRGVRFFDDSKGTNVGAMEKSLESFDCGVVLLAGGYDKGGDFRGLGPLLAGRVKHVVLFGAAGPTIDDQLPPGTDRTVTPNLAAAVEKAAALATAGDTVLLSPGCASFDEFSDYTARGRRFREIVEAL
- the murG gene encoding undecaprenyldiphospho-muramoylpentapeptide beta-N-acetylglucosaminyltransferase, translating into MIVAGGGTGGHLFPGLAVAEEVAARGAEVLFVGSAFGIEATAVPQTRFRFEPIVVRGARGRGLRGLIEFAGQFPAAVRRARHLVRETRPDVVLGLGGYGSVPVVVAAWSLGVPSVLMEQNVHPGLANRCLAHVARRVCTTFRESAAFFPAGKAVQTGNPVRRLVAAEVPRSEAFTIFVFGGSQGAHTINVAAVDAAGILREKLCKLRIVHQTGAADESWVRRRYQEMGVAAEVLPFVHDMGTAYGQADVVVCRAGATTLAELASVGRPAILVPYPYAADDHQRRNAEVLAQGGAAEVVLDRDLNGALLAERILALAADTPRLRSMAVAARRFARPDAAAQVADICRQVAGARR